tagctgtaaaaatgtaataatgctacgattaaatgttgcaaatacgTCTACATTGAACACTgcaatttaatataaaaagtatgttttgtgttttcgaaagttatgtattaatactacgtattaacagtgagaccaggctggtGCATACtatcctgatgacgaaaattgtCACTCACAAAAAGTGAAATATACGCAGGCATTAagaatttatttataaagacTCACTTCTGACAGAGGATTTGGTTTCTGGCTAAGTGTGGCTCCAATCATGATCATGTTGGGCATCACTGGACGTGGGAATTCCAATGCAAAGTCGAATCGCATAAACCAGAGAGCAGCACGGCTCATGATCTCTACCATGGATGATTTTCTTTGAAGTAAACGTGAAGCAATCTCATCTGCTTGAGTAAATATAGATCCACAAGCCATGGGTTGCAGCAAAGTGTATACCAGGTTCACACTTCTTTGCCAAAAAGACATGTGGTCGGTAAATTGAGTAAAAGGTTGAGGAACATAGGAGGCTGGAGTTGGGCATTGACCGGCAAGAGTGTCGACCCCACATGGATGATTTATTTGCATGTAAATAGCTGGAATGGAGAGATATTCACCAACAATAACTCCAACAGGCTCAAACGGGTCTGTGAGAATAGCGTCAAAGTTGTAGTCTTTCAGATTCTTCATCAGGTCCTTGTTGAAAAGCAGACTCTCTGCGCTCCTCACTGTAAACGTTCGTAGAAAATCCAGTGTGAAGACAAATGTCTGAAATCTGGCCAGGTCTGTAGACACATCAGTGCTCAGAATATTGTTTAAATCTGCCGCTAAGTTCCCTTCTAGCTCAGCTTTAGTGTAAGGCACTGGATAAGAAAGAGTGGTGGTGTGATCTGATGGACCCATACTCAGACTTGCATCTGGGATGACCACCACCACCTGATTTCCTCTCCTCCCCAGCTCTTCCACAAAAGGCTTCATCCCAAGCCAGTGACTGCCATCTGACGGAATAACCAACAGCTTCCCAGCTTCAGATGAACAAAAGAGTAAAAGACTCACAAGCAACCGTACGATAGTCATTCTATCAGTAGTGTGAAAGAAGTCAACAGCTGAATGAGGTTAAGGGTGTGATGTGCACACAACGTTACCATACAGGTTAAAGTACCACAATTCAAAGTGGACTATGTCCAAAGAGTTTCTGCAGTTTGCATGTTAGTACAAAGTATTtataggggtgggcgatatgaccaaaatcttataATATGCTAGGATTCTTTTTATATCATGATATCAAAATGTATCACAGtaaagttttctttttcttttaataagGTTTTTATGTTACTAATTTAATACCATATAATTTTCCTAATTCTTAATGTATAtgatttaaggtagaaaagttaTTTAGTCAAGAGAGATTTTCTCTCAATGCTATTTGATTAACATGaatgacagacaggagcaaaattaggtaacttcccctttaagaccaaagtgcggatactgttacacatgcggTTTCTTTTTCaactgtttactttctcttacgACTAAATGGTCAAGTTTATATACTTGCAAAGGTGGGAATTTTGATGCATATAAGTATTTAAGGCCAACAAAGTGGTAAAAATGCCACAACCACGAGCACAATAAGCAGCTGATGAGCTGCTTGCACGCTCCtctcacacagaaacagcatGCCCATTTAGCACTGTAGTTTCCAACATCAGTCCAACATCTCTACCAGTTCACAAAATTCGAATGGTTTATCATATTACCTACCAGTTTGTCGCACAAGTATTGATATTTGAATAAAACGCATAATTAAACAccaaaataacattattttgaTGTTCTATAATAGCAAGAgaaaacaaagtaaaacaaatcAACAGTAAAATTACATGCACTGCTCATGCAACACACGTAAACTTTCTGCATTATGTAAATAATTAACAGAGCGGGTCGACTTATACAAAGACCAGAAACATAATTTGCTTATGTTTATTTATGGAAACACTATCATTTTAGAGATCAAAAGTTCAGAAAAACACTCTCTATGGTATGTTTGCTGGTTTGAGGATTACGTATCAGATTAAGGGAGAGAGGTTATCTCAAATATTCTTCAGCtagcaaaaatatcaaacatgCAAATTCCACAAAAAAGACCACCTGACCTAGCCAGGGCTTAAACTGGGGACCTGCTtgtgtgaggcaacagtgctaacCCTGAGCGACTGTGCCATACCACCCTAGCATTGTAAGACGAAAGGTGCATGATGAAATGTGATGCTATATAGTGCAAACTTTTTTGACCTGAGAAAGGGGTTCTGGCAGACCAGTCACAGCGCtagaccaatcacagtgcttgcACTTTGTGTAAAATTGACATTGTTGTTTCATTTTTGGGGAGGGGAATCGTTAAACTGACTCTTTCATCCAAACAAAATGAGTAGTAAGAACAAGCAACAGGACAAAACAGAATTCTTAACTTGTTGGCTATTGTGGTCTCTCTGCCATTTGCTTACTATTTTCACTGTTAATAAACGTGGAAAAATTGTGTTATGGCAAAGGCAGAGTTACATCACTTATAATTCTGAAGTTGAACTATAGTATGTAAAATTTACCACAA
The genomic region above belongs to Paramisgurnus dabryanus chromosome 15, PD_genome_1.1, whole genome shotgun sequence and contains:
- the LOC135731053 gene encoding UDP-glucuronosyltransferase 1A5-like isoform X4, whose amino-acid sequence is MTIVRLLVSLLLFCSSEAGKLLVIPSDGSHWLGMKPFVEELGRRGNQVVVVIPDASLSMGPSDHTTTLSYPVPYTKAELEGNLAADLNNILSTDVSTDLARFQTFVFTLDFLRTFTVRSAESLLFNKDLMKNLKDYNFDAILTDPFEPVGVIVGEYLSIPAIYMQINHPCGVDTLAGQCPTPASYVPQPFTQFTDHMSFWQRSVNLVYTLLQPMACGSIFTQADEIASRLLQRKSSMVEIMSRAALWFMRFDFALEFPRPVMPNMIMIGATLSQKPNPLSEELEEFVNGSGEHGFVVFTLGSMVSQLPEAKASVFFEAFGQIPQRVLWRYTGPVPENAPKNVKLMKWLPQNDLLGHPKVKAFITHGGSHGIYEGICNGVPMVMLPLFGDQGDNVQRLVSRGVAEGLSIFDLTSEKLLVALRKVINDKSYKEKMTKLSAVHRDRPIEPLDLAVFWTEFVMRHKGADHLRPAAHELNWIQYHSLDVIGFLVLIVVTIIFVTVKSCKFCCRKCFGKTHKKKKE